A genomic segment from Aegilops tauschii subsp. strangulata cultivar AL8/78 chromosome 1, Aet v6.0, whole genome shotgun sequence encodes:
- the LOC109748621 gene encoding heavy metal-associated isoprenylated plant protein 3 — protein sequence MGEDKKEKPGKADGGDQKKDAAAAAQPIVLKVDLHCAGCATKVKRAIKNAPGVESVKTDTAANKVVVTGAADAAEIKERIEARTKKPVQIVSAGAASPNKDNKEKDKDKKPDAGDKPEKEKSKAADKEKGGAGAGAEKKEKKVETADKPKEEEKKPKEPKEETVTLKIRLHCDGCIDRIKRRVNKIKGVKEVTVDAAKDLVKVTGTMDAAALPGYLRDKLSRPVEVVTPGKKDGDKKDDGEKKKDKGAGEGGEKKKDGGGGGEDKKDKSAASVAPMPMADPSMYQMPPQYGYMPYTPAPVGYYGPAAPPPNPGFYPNAGPQYPPPYATYPAHAPQMFSDENPNACSVM from the exons ATGGGCGAGGACAAGAAGGAGAAGCCGGGCAAGGCAGACGGCGGCGACCAGAAGAAGGACGCCGCGGCGGCGGCCCAGCCCATCGTGCTCAAGGTCGACTTGCATTGCGCCGGCTGCGCCACCAAGGTTAAGCGGGCCATCAAGAACGCCCCTG GCGTGGAGTCGGTTAAGACTGACACGGCGGCCAACAAGGTGGTCGTCACCGGCGCCGCGGACGCGGCGGAGATCAAAGAGCGCATCGAGGCCAGGACCAAGAAGCCCGTTCAAATCGTCTCCGCCGGAGCCGCCTCGCCCAACAAGGACAACAAGGAGAAAGACAAGGACAAGAAGCCCGACGCCGGCGATAAGCCGGAGAAAGAGAAGAGCAAGGCAGCAGACAAGGAGAAGGGCGGTGCCGGTGCCGGTGCtgagaaaaaagagaaaaaagtgGAAACCGCCGACAAgcccaaggaggaggagaagaaaccAAAGGAGCCCAAAGAG GAGACGGTGACGCTCAAGATCAGGCTGCACTGCGACGGCTGCATCGACCGCATCAAGCGGCGCGTCAACAAGATCAAAG GAGTGAAGGAAGTGACGGTGGACGCTGCCAAGGACCTGGTGAAGGTGACTGGCACCATGGACGCAGCCGCCCTGCCGGGCTACCTCAGGGACAAGCTCAGTCGGCCGGTGGAGGTGGTCACCCCCGGCAAGAAGGACGGCGACAAGAAAGACGAcggggagaagaagaaggacaagGGCGCTGGCGAGGGCGGCGAAAAGAAGAaggacggcggtggcggcggcgaggacaAGAAGGACAAGTCCGCGGCGTCCGTGGCGCCGATGCCCATGGCGGACCCGAGCATGTACCAGATGCCCCCACAGTACGGCTACATGCCGTACACCCCGGCGCCCGTCGGCTACTacggccccgccgccccgccgccgaacCCCGGCTTCTACCCGAACGCCGGGCCCCAGTACCCGCCGCCCTACGCGACGTACCCCGCCCACGCGCCCCAGATGTTCAGCGACGAGAACCCCAACGCCTGCTCCGTCATGTGA